The proteins below are encoded in one region of Engraulis encrasicolus isolate BLACKSEA-1 chromosome 1, IST_EnEncr_1.0, whole genome shotgun sequence:
- the wfikkn1 gene encoding WAP, Kazal, immunoglobulin, Kunitz and NTR domain-containing protein — MEHSLCARLPAAKSEHQGVCPNKLNSNLWVDAQSTCERECELDEDCADFEKCCVNVCGLYSCVAARFAEGYLGQPDGQPGAGGGDGASSRGGGGEAAAPTCQGFICSQQGSTCDIWEGQPICKCQDRCEKEPSFTCASDGLTYFNRCYMDAEACMRGVTLTVVTCRYHLSGPQTSPLPQDTTAFPTPTAYAEDPLPPTLYSNPSHQAVYVGGTVSFHCDVIGSPRPDVTWEKQSERRERIVMRPDQMYGNVVITNIGQLVVYNAQVWDTGIYTCIARNPVGVLRADYPLSVIRRSEDDFLDDPELNMPMGNPFSPADCLAEVERGECGGERHVDWHYDTKQATCLAFSHNGCQEGRNRFETYEECRVSCQREGMGVCLLPAVQGPCKNWEARWAYNAVTKQCQAFAYGGCQGNANSFRTKTECEANCPRSKSRPCKTCRVKGKMVPSLCRSDFAIVGKLTELIEDLDSGIARFSLEEVLRDEKMGLAFFKTRHLEVTLAKVDWSCPCPNMTLGAEGGALLVMGEVQDGMAVIQPHSYVRPVSDRRLKKIHEVLHKNTCQMLKRFQD, encoded by the exons GACTGTGCCGACTTTGAGAAGTGCTGTGTCAACGTGTGCGGCCTGTACAGCTGCGTGGCGGCCCGCTTCGCCGAGGGCTACCTGGGCCAGCCGGACGGCCAGCCAGGCGCGGGCGGCGGCGATGGGGCGTCGTCCaggggcggaggaggagaggcggcggCCCCCACGTGCCAAGGCTTCATCTGCAGCCAGCAGGGCTCCACCTGTGACATATGGGAGGGCCAGCCCATCTGCAAGTGCCAGGACCGCTGCGAGAAGGAGCCCAGCTTCACCTGCGCCTCCGACGGGCTCACCTACTTCAACCGCTGCTACATGGACGCGGAAGCGTGCATGCGGGGCGTCACGCTGACCGTGGTGACGTGCCGCTACCACCTGTCGGGCCCGCAGACCAGCCCGTTGCCCCAGGACACCACGGCGTTCCCGACGCCCACGGCCTACGCGGAGGACCCCCTGCCGCCCACGCTCTACAGCAACCCCAGTCACCAGGCGGTGTACGTGGGCGGCACGGTGAGCTTCCACTGCGACGTCATCGGCTCCCCGAGGCCGGACGTGACCTGGGAGAAGCAGTCGGAGCGGCGGGAGCGCATCGTCATGCGGCCGGACCAGATGTACGGCAACGTGGTCATCACCAACATCGGGCAGCTGGTGGTCTACAATGCCCAG GTGTGGGACACGGGCATCTACACCTGCATCGCCCGCAACCCGGTGGGCGTGCTGCGAGCCGACTACCCGCTCTCCGTCATCCGCCGCTCCGAGGACGACTTCCTGGACGACCCCGAGCTCAACATGCCCATGGGCAACCCCTTCTCGCCCGCCGACTGCCTGGCCGAGGTGGAGCGCGGGGAGTGCGGCGGCGAGCGGCACGTGGACTGGCACTACGACACCAAGCAGGCCACGTGCCTGGCGTTCAGCCACAACGGCTGCCAGGAGGGCCGCAACCGCTTCGAGACGTACGAGGAGTGCCGCGTGTCGTGCCAGCGCGAGGGCATGGGCGTCTGCCTGCTGCCCGCCGTCCAGGGCCCGTGCAAGAACTGGGAGGCGCGCTGGGCGTACAACGCCGTGACCAAGCAGTGCCAGGCGTTTGCGTACGGCGGCTGCCAGGGCAACGCCAACAGCTTCCGCACCAAGACCGAGTGCGAGGCCAACTGCCCGCGCTCCAAGAGCCGGCCGTGCAAGACGTGCCGCGTCAAGGGCAAGATGGTGCCCAGCCTGTGCCGTAGCGACTTCGCCATCGTGGGCAAGCTCACGGAGCTGATCGAGGACCTAGACTCGGGCATCGCCAGGTTCAGCCTGGAGGAGGTGCTGCGGGACGAGAAGATGGGCCTGGCGTTCTTCAAGACCAGGCACCTGGAGGTGACGCTGGCCAAGGTGGACTGGTCGTGCCCGTGCCCCAACATGACGCTGGGCGCCGAGGGCGGGGCGCTGCTGGTGATGGGGGAGGTGCAGGACGGCATGGCCGTCATCCAGCCGCACAGCTACGTGCGGCCCGTCTCCGACCGGAGGCTCAAGAAGATACACGAGGTGCTGCACAAGAACACCTGCCAGATGCTCAAACGCTTCCAGGACTGA